The genomic region CGGCCGACGTCGGCGCACAATCAGGTCGACGGCCACGACGTGCCCGTCCCGCACTTCGGGCTCCTGCTGACCATCCCGGAGTTCCACGAGCTGGCCGAGCGGCTGCGGGCCGGCGGCACGAGCTTCGTCATCGAGCCGTACCTGCGATTCGCCGGACAACCGGGCGAGCAGTGGACCATGTTCCTGCACGACCCCGCGGGCAACGCCCTGGAGTTCAAGGCCTTCGCCGACGACGCCCAGGTGTTCGCCGTGTGAGGTCCGCGCCCGCCAGATCGTGAGCGCTCCGTACCGTGTGGACCGGGGCCGCGACACGTCGGCGGCCCCTCCACCCACCTCCGGTGAGATCCACCTCAGCGGTACCGTTGCCCGGTCCTGGAGGGGAGGGTCGGGTGTTCGCTCCGCTGCGATATGCCGCGTTCCGCTACCTGGCGGCCGGCCGCCTGGTCAACATGCTGGGCAACGGGATCGCTCCGATCGCGCTGGCCTTCGCCGTGCTCGATCTGACCGGCTCCGTCCGCGACCTGGGCCTGGTCGTCGGCGCGAGATCGCTGACGAATGTGCTGTTCCTGCTCTTCGGCGGCGTGGTGGCCGACCGGCTCCCACGCCGCGTCGTGCTCGTCGGCTCCAACCTGCTCGGCGCGCTGACCCAGGCGGCGGTGGCTGCCCTGGTGCTCACCGGCACGGCGTCGATCCCGCTGTTGCTGGCCCTCGGCGCGGCCAATGGCATCGTGAGTGCCCTGGCCCAGCCCGCCTCGGCCGCCGTGACGCCGCAGACTGTGCCGGCGGACCTGATCCAGCCGGCGAGCGCGATCGTCCGGCTCGGCATGAACGCGGGCATGATCGGCGGCGCCGCGCTCGGCGGACTCCTGGTCGCGGCTGTCGGGCCCGGCTGGGGCCTCGCCATCGACGCCCTCACGTTCGCCATCGCGGCCGCCGCCTTCGCCGGAGTCCGAGTCGCCGCCCCGACCGCGAAGAGCGCCCGCACGAGCATCGTCGCCGACCTGCGGGAAGGGTGGGTCGAGTTCACCGCCCGGACCTGGGTCTGGGTGGTGGTCCTCGGCTTCATGATCCTCAACGCGGCGCTCGTCGGCGGTGTGAACGTGCTCGGCCCCGCCATCGCCGACGGAACGATCGGCCGCGGCGCCTGGGGTGTCGTGCTGGCGGCGCAGACCGCCGGAATGGTCGTCGGTGCGTTGGTCGCCCTGCGGATCCGCGTACGCCGGCTGCTGCTGCTGGGCGTTGTCTGCATGTCCGCCGAGTCGTTCCTGCTGCTGGGGCTCGCCCTGGTGCCGAGCGTCGTCGTGCTGGTCGCGGCGGGACTGGCCGTGGGCGTGGCCGTCGAACAGTTCGCAGTGGCCTGGGAGACGTCGATCGCGCAGCACATCCCGGCCGACCGACTCGCCCGTGTCTACTCGTACGACATGGTGGGCTCCTGGGTCGCCATCCCCGTCGGCCAGGTGGCGGTCGGGCCCGCCGCCGTCGCGATCGGTAACCGCAACACGTTGCTGATCCTCGCGGCACTGGTGGTGCTGTCCGTCCTCGGCATGCTGACCAGCCGCGACGTCCGCCGGCTTGAGGCGGTGTCTCCCGCGCGCACCGCCGCACCGGCGGCGGCCGGACCAGCCGATGGCAGATCAACGGACGGGCGCACCACCGCGCCCGCCGGACCGGTCGCGCACACCTGAACGCCGGAAACTCCCCGCCGGCACCTTCGTCGTGGTCGCCGCGGGGTGGCCGGGGTCGTGATGGTGACCCGAGTCGGCCGGTCAGACCGGTCAGGAATCGAGAAGCGCCGGTCGTCGCGCCGCAGTTAGCGTGGCCGTCGTCGATATCCGACATCCCGCCCGGCAGGTCGCCGGGTCGCCCGTCACTCCGAGGAGGTCCCGTTGAACTGGAACAAGTGGGCTCGGCAGTTCCACCGCTGGCTGGCCGTCACCTTCACGGTGACCGTCATCGTCACGTTCGTGGCGCTGGCACAGGAAGAGCCGGTCCTCTGGGTGTCCTACGTGCCGCTGCTTCCGCTCGCACTGCTCCTGATCACCGGGCTGTACCTGTTCGCGCTGCCGTACGTCGCCAAGCGGCGCGGCCGGCAACGCGCCGCAGCCGAGAGCTGACCGGGTCGACTCACCGCTCGCCCCACCCTTGTCGGCGCACCCGGACCGCCGGCCGCGCCTCCGGACCGGGCGTGACGGCGTCACGTGGCTAGGAGAGCTCGACCACCACGTCGGCGGCGGCGACCCCGACC from Micromonospora sp. WMMD812 harbors:
- a CDS encoding MFS transporter, whose product is MFAPLRYAAFRYLAAGRLVNMLGNGIAPIALAFAVLDLTGSVRDLGLVVGARSLTNVLFLLFGGVVADRLPRRVVLVGSNLLGALTQAAVAALVLTGTASIPLLLALGAANGIVSALAQPASAAVTPQTVPADLIQPASAIVRLGMNAGMIGGAALGGLLVAAVGPGWGLAIDALTFAIAAAAFAGVRVAAPTAKSARTSIVADLREGWVEFTARTWVWVVVLGFMILNAALVGGVNVLGPAIADGTIGRGAWGVVLAAQTAGMVVGALVALRIRVRRLLLLGVVCMSAESFLLLGLALVPSVVVLVAAGLAVGVAVEQFAVAWETSIAQHIPADRLARVYSYDMVGSWVAIPVGQVAVGPAAVAIGNRNTLLILAALVVLSVLGMLTSRDVRRLEAVSPARTAAPAAAGPADGRSTDGRTTAPAGPVAHT
- a CDS encoding VOC family protein translates to MTTPHSTIPRFHLAMPVDDLDAARHFYGKIIGCEQGRSAETWIDWNLRGHQFVTHFAPSRPTSAHNQVDGHDVPVPHFGLLLTIPEFHELAERLRAGGTSFVIEPYLRFAGQPGEQWTMFLHDPAGNALEFKAFADDAQVFAV